One stretch of Pirellulales bacterium DNA includes these proteins:
- a CDS encoding patatin-like phospholipase family protein, whose amino-acid sequence MWIILWGLILVFALFAVVYFRRRTYLIQYLFFVRYPLLAGAFLVLLPWVGPKLVPTMLSNIFVMGWIGTITVTFVTCLTIWSIMYVFWLTWKSVPYRCGLGFYREPGSTGSVMQAMQSAPTGQVSAATAGAVLILVADRMAIFALLLGVPLAIRIVFHADGPAYYNVLAIFAGVALAWFVRWLTAFLAAVRRRARGTSAVVATPPPARVWQLDYFLEGLPPELRGAHHRALRYLWVALGVYFLLGFLAWPNLPDLFAADFLSVWLRDPARIPALAILLAVVMLFVWLMGALAFLVDRERIPLIPGLIVVLLLWQWLWPTNHEFRVTPWTKIALPKDSTELLDQWCRSRPGKPLAAIACSGGGIRASLWTAQVLSGLESVPGFHQDVAIVSSVSGGSLGAFYYLDGFAGMTTCAGRDRLVEVAGKSSLMASVWGMCYPDLVRIATGSMLNPYDRGWAQERAWSQNAVAPDVTFATWSEALSKNELPLPIFNATLHETGQRLLASPARLPVNDPRVSGRRDLFTYVPGFQFDMPILTAVRLSASFPFISPLTRPGVPDKYQRFAPHAADGGYYDNSGLMSCLTALDDYLRSNAPSKPKRLAIIEIRASAPADTAGGSLSQPTGIWDNLTGPLVTMFNVEDNSQVARTAWEMSLVLDQWTQRKYCQECEHFLFHLSAGLPLSWHLTEAERNEIREHWPTVPIPKVQETDPKHENKVNARRANQRELARLTEFLQRP is encoded by the coding sequence GGCGTTCTTGGTCTTACTTCCCTGGGTAGGACCAAAGCTTGTGCCCACCATGCTGTCCAATATCTTCGTCATGGGCTGGATCGGCACGATCACCGTCACGTTCGTAACATGCCTGACGATTTGGTCGATCATGTACGTCTTCTGGTTGACGTGGAAATCAGTGCCTTATCGGTGCGGACTCGGCTTCTATCGCGAGCCAGGAAGCACTGGTTCCGTTATGCAAGCGATGCAGAGCGCGCCGACAGGTCAGGTCTCTGCAGCGACAGCGGGAGCTGTGCTGATTCTGGTTGCGGATCGGATGGCAATCTTTGCCTTGCTCTTGGGGGTGCCCTTAGCGATCCGCATTGTGTTCCATGCCGACGGTCCGGCTTACTACAACGTCCTCGCGATCTTTGCCGGGGTTGCTCTGGCCTGGTTCGTCCGGTGGCTCACGGCATTTCTAGCGGCAGTACGCAGACGGGCCAGGGGGACGTCGGCTGTGGTCGCCACACCACCCCCTGCTCGCGTCTGGCAATTGGATTACTTCCTTGAGGGGTTGCCCCCTGAGCTGCGAGGCGCCCATCATCGCGCCTTGCGCTATCTGTGGGTTGCGCTCGGCGTTTACTTCCTCTTGGGGTTTCTCGCTTGGCCCAATTTGCCGGATTTGTTTGCAGCCGATTTCCTGAGTGTCTGGCTGAGAGACCCAGCCAGGATCCCGGCGTTAGCAATTCTTCTGGCGGTGGTCATGTTGTTTGTGTGGTTGATGGGCGCTTTGGCGTTCCTCGTGGACCGCGAACGGATCCCCTTGATACCGGGTCTCATCGTGGTGCTGCTGTTATGGCAATGGCTCTGGCCGACGAACCATGAGTTTCGTGTAACGCCATGGACGAAAATCGCGCTCCCCAAAGACTCGACGGAGCTGCTCGACCAGTGGTGCCGGTCGCGTCCAGGTAAGCCGCTCGCTGCTATTGCCTGTAGTGGCGGGGGCATTCGCGCCTCTCTCTGGACAGCACAGGTGTTGTCGGGTTTAGAAAGCGTTCCCGGCTTCCACCAGGACGTGGCCATCGTGAGCAGCGTCTCGGGAGGTTCGTTGGGCGCGTTCTACTACCTAGATGGTTTTGCCGGGATGACAACTTGCGCCGGCCGAGACCGGCTCGTGGAGGTTGCCGGTAAGTCAAGTCTCATGGCATCGGTGTGGGGTATGTGCTACCCCGACCTGGTGCGCATCGCTACGGGAAGCATGCTGAATCCGTACGATCGAGGCTGGGCTCAAGAACGGGCGTGGTCGCAGAATGCCGTCGCACCGGACGTAACCTTTGCCACCTGGAGCGAGGCCTTGTCGAAGAACGAATTGCCGCTGCCGATCTTTAACGCGACCTTGCACGAAACGGGACAGCGACTGCTTGCCTCCCCGGCGCGGTTGCCGGTCAACGACCCGCGTGTCTCGGGCCGCCGCGATTTGTTCACCTATGTTCCTGGCTTCCAATTCGACATGCCCATCCTGACGGCGGTGCGGCTGTCGGCGAGCTTTCCATTTATCTCGCCGCTGACTCGACCGGGTGTACCCGACAAATATCAGCGGTTTGCCCCGCACGCGGCGGATGGGGGCTATTACGACAACTCCGGGCTGATGAGCTGTCTAACCGCGCTGGACGACTACTTGAGAAGCAACGCTCCTTCGAAGCCCAAGCGACTTGCCATCATCGAAATCCGGGCGTCGGCACCTGCTGATACTGCAGGAGGCTCGCTGTCGCAACCCACGGGCATCTGGGACAACCTCACAGGCCCGCTGGTCACCATGTTTAATGTCGAGGACAACTCCCAGGTGGCAAGAACCGCCTGGGAAATGAGCCTGGTGCTCGATCAGTGGACGCAGCGGAAATATTGCCAGGAGTGCGAGCATTTCCTCTTCCACTTGAGCGCCGGTCTGCCTCTTTCCTGGCATTTGACCGAGGCCGAGCGGAACGAGATCCGCGAACACTGGCCCACGGTGCCGATTCCCAAGGTTCAGGAAACGGATCCCAAACACGAAAACAAAGTCAATGCGCGACGCGCGAACCAGCGGGAATTGGCCAGGCTTACGGAGTTCTTGCAGCGCCCTTGA